A region of Allocoleopsis franciscana PCC 7113 DNA encodes the following proteins:
- a CDS encoding PAS domain S-box protein codes for MSSQLLNPSSPLTSSQKNLNWLTSKLPKKFRLRAVLVVPFIIPIFVSTGLVGWLSFRNGQRAIDDLATQLNSEISNRIQQHVLSYLNKSHQVLQITNAGIQSDNLKLNNFAALQRYFWRIVQNGETETYLSFGNEQGEFVGVEHLENGRFQLKIRTQEIAPKRDVYFLDDQGNRAILANRAEYDPRQRPWYQAAKQTGKPTWSPIYPFFSRKNTSLGISSVMPIFESTDKLLGVLCINVTLTRITEFLENLRISPHGQSFVLERSGDLVVSSKIQQPFLVKGEGDNREIERIKAISSNNSTVRATTQHLVERFGNLSAINSSQNFKFKMEGAWQYVQVLPCQDERGIDWLIVVVVPESDFMGQINANTRTTILLCLVTLVVATTIGILTARWISQQILKLNNASQEIARGDLNQNIEVNGIIEIENLSASFNSMAHQLQESFDSLEAKNADLEQAKEALAQAKEQLEAVLNAVPGSISWVDSNGLYLGVNRHLAESLNLTPDSIVGKEIGFFKNSSQYAEFMHQFLASAESSSSQEILVNVNGSVRYYLMAVQKYQQGTATVSVGIDVTKRRQAQEALRIAEENYRSIFENALEGIFQSTSDGHYISINPAMARLHGYDSPDDMMVSVTEIGRQLYVDPSCRSEFKRLMQEKGEVNSFVYQVYRKDSSIIWVEENTRAVRDTYGNVLYYEGIIQDISKRKQEEDALKRQLQELRIEIDQQKRKQDVAEITQSDYFQELQAAVERLRFDEDW; via the coding sequence GTGTCTAGCCAGCTTTTAAACCCCTCATCGCCTCTAACCTCTAGCCAAAAAAACTTAAACTGGTTAACGTCTAAACTTCCAAAGAAGTTTCGTCTCCGAGCCGTTCTGGTTGTTCCTTTTATCATTCCCATCTTTGTATCGACTGGATTAGTAGGGTGGCTCTCCTTCCGTAATGGACAAAGAGCGATCGATGACCTCGCGACTCAGTTGAATAGCGAAATTAGTAATCGCATCCAGCAGCACGTTTTGAGCTATCTCAATAAATCTCATCAAGTTTTACAAATAACGAATGCTGGCATCCAAAGTGACAACTTAAAACTGAATAATTTTGCCGCTTTACAGCGCTATTTTTGGCGAATTGTGCAAAACGGTGAGACGGAGACGTATCTGTCCTTTGGTAATGAGCAAGGGGAGTTTGTGGGGGTCGAGCATTTAGAAAATGGTAGATTTCAGCTCAAGATTCGGACTCAAGAGATTGCACCGAAACGTGACGTTTACTTTCTTGACGATCAAGGCAATCGCGCAATACTGGCGAACCGTGCTGAGTACGATCCTCGCCAGCGTCCTTGGTATCAGGCGGCTAAGCAAACTGGTAAACCGACATGGAGTCCAATTTATCCTTTTTTCTCTCGTAAGAATACCTCTTTGGGCATTTCGTCAGTGATGCCTATCTTTGAGTCAACAGACAAATTATTGGGAGTTTTATGTATTAATGTAACCTTAACGCGAATTACAGAATTTCTCGAAAACTTACGGATTAGTCCTCATGGACAGAGCTTTGTGCTCGAGCGATCGGGAGACTTAGTAGTTAGCTCGAAAATTCAACAACCCTTCCTCGTTAAAGGAGAGGGAGATAACCGTGAGATCGAGCGAATTAAAGCGATAAGTAGCAATAATTCAACGGTACGGGCAACCACCCAACATTTAGTAGAACGTTTTGGCAATCTCAGTGCCATTAATAGCAGCCAAAATTTTAAATTTAAAATGGAGGGGGCATGGCAATATGTCCAGGTACTTCCCTGCCAGGATGAGCGGGGTATTGATTGGCTGATTGTTGTTGTCGTTCCTGAATCTGATTTCATGGGACAAATCAATGCTAATACCCGTACAACAATTTTATTATGTTTAGTTACACTCGTTGTAGCTACAACAATCGGTATTCTCACAGCTCGCTGGATTAGTCAACAGATTCTTAAGTTAAACAATGCTTCTCAAGAAATTGCCAGGGGTGACCTGAATCAAAACATTGAAGTCAACGGCATTATTGAGATAGAAAATCTTTCAGCTTCATTTAACAGTATGGCTCATCAACTGCAAGAGTCATTTGATAGCCTAGAAGCAAAAAATGCCGACTTAGAGCAGGCGAAAGAAGCCTTAGCCCAGGCAAAAGAACAACTAGAGGCTGTTTTAAATGCCGTACCCGGATCGATTTCTTGGGTGGATTCTAATGGACTCTACCTTGGCGTTAATCGGCATCTCGCTGAAAGCTTGAACCTAACCCCAGATAGCATTGTTGGGAAAGAAATTGGCTTTTTCAAAAATAGCTCACAGTATGCTGAGTTTATGCATCAGTTTCTTGCCAGCGCTGAATCCTCTAGCTCTCAAGAAATTCTGGTAAACGTTAATGGCTCTGTCCGATATTATCTGATGGCCGTGCAGAAATATCAGCAGGGTACAGCTACGGTATCTGTAGGAATTGATGTTACCAAGCGTAGACAGGCACAGGAAGCTTTAAGGATTGCTGAAGAAAATTATCGCAGTATCTTTGAAAATGCCCTGGAAGGGATTTTTCAGTCCACATCTGATGGACACTACATTAGTATCAATCCAGCGATGGCACGCCTTCATGGATACGATTCTCCGGATGACATGATGGTCAGTGTGACAGAGATTGGTCGTCAACTTTATGTTGACCCTAGCTGTCGCAGTGAGTTCAAGCGCTTGATGCAAGAAAAGGGAGAAGTCAACAGCTTTGTATATCAGGTTTATCGGAAAGATAGCAGTATTATTTGGGTGGAGGAGAATACAAGAGCTGTCCGTGATACCTATGGAAATGTGCTGTACTACGAAGGCATCATTCAAGACATCTCCAAACGCAAGCAGGAAGAAGATGCACTCAAACGTCAACTCCAAGAATTACGCATTGAGATTGACCAGCAAAAGCGGAAACAGGATGTTGCGGAGATTACTCAATCTGACTACTTCCAGGAGTTGCAGGCTGCTGTAGAACGATTACGATTTGACGAGGATTGGTAA
- the carB gene encoding carbamoyl-phosphate synthase large subunit — MPRRDDLHKILLLGSGPIVIGQACEFDYSGTQACKALREEGYEVVLVNSNPASIMTDPETADRTYIEPLTPEIVEKVIEKERPDALLPTMGGQTALNLAVALAKNGVLEKYGVELIGAKLPAIEMAEDRQLFKEAMERIGVAVCPSGIVNNMDEAKNIARQIGSYPLIIRPAFTLGGTGGGIAYNQEEYEEMAQVGIDASPMSQILVEKSLLGWKEYELEVMRDLADNVVIICSIENIDPMGIHTGDSITVAPAQTLTDKEYQRLRDASIKIIREIGVETGGSNIQFAINPVTGDLIVIEMNPRVSRSSALASKATGFPIAKMAAKLAVGYTLDEIPNDITKKTPASFEPTIDYVVTKVPRFAFEKFPGAEPVLTTQMKSVGEAMAIGRTFQESFQKALRSLETGRAGWGCDQAEKLPSLEQIRAGLRTPNPERIFTVRHAMQMGMTVEEVYELTNIDPWFLDKFEQLLDTEKFLKRTPLKQLTKEQLWDVKRQGFSDRQIAFATKTTEDEVRAYRKSLGIVPVYKVVDTCAAEFEAFTPYYYSTYEEETEVLPSDRRKVMILGGGPNRIGQGIEFDYCCCHASYALSKQGFETIMVNSNPETVSTDYDTSDRLYFEPLTKEDVLNIIETEQPEGIIIQFGGQTPLKLAVPLQEFLRRPDIQESLLTKIWGTSPDSIDIAEDREKFEKILRKLDIKQPPNGAARSYSEALDVAKRISYPVVVRPSYVLGGRAMEIVYSDMELERYMTFAVQVEPEHPILIDKFLENAVEVDVDAIADHTGRVVIGGIMEHIEQAGIHSGDSACSLPSVSLPPTVLDKIRTWTVELAKELKVIGLMNIQFAVVGLQGYEPQVYILEANPRASRTIPYVSKATGVPLAGLASRIMSGETLESLELTQEPTIKHVAVKEAVLPFEKFAGTDVILGPEMRSTGEVMGIDVDFGKAFAKAELGANQHLPLSGTVFVSTSDRDKPSVVPVVKDFIALGFHVVATEGTRLALKDHGIDVELVLKLHEGRPHVLDWIKNKQIQLIINTPSGEEARVDGRLIRRSSLAYKVPIVTTIAGAKATAAAIRSLQSQPLEVKALQDYIY; from the coding sequence ATGCCTCGCCGCGACGACCTCCACAAAATTCTGCTCTTGGGTTCTGGCCCCATCGTAATTGGACAAGCCTGTGAGTTTGACTATTCCGGTACTCAGGCTTGTAAGGCACTCCGGGAAGAAGGCTATGAAGTAGTACTGGTCAACTCCAATCCCGCCAGTATCATGACCGACCCAGAAACCGCTGACCGTACCTATATTGAGCCATTGACGCCAGAAATTGTGGAAAAGGTCATCGAAAAAGAGCGTCCCGATGCCCTATTGCCCACGATGGGGGGACAAACCGCCCTTAATCTTGCCGTTGCCCTCGCCAAGAATGGGGTGCTAGAGAAGTATGGCGTCGAGTTGATTGGAGCCAAACTCCCAGCCATTGAGATGGCGGAAGACCGCCAGTTGTTCAAAGAAGCGATGGAGCGAATTGGAGTCGCCGTCTGTCCTTCAGGAATTGTGAACAACATGGATGAGGCAAAAAACATTGCCCGACAAATTGGCTCCTATCCCCTAATTATTCGCCCCGCCTTTACCCTCGGTGGCACAGGAGGCGGTATCGCCTACAACCAGGAAGAATATGAAGAGATGGCACAGGTGGGCATAGATGCCTCCCCCATGTCGCAAATCTTAGTAGAAAAGTCGCTCTTGGGCTGGAAAGAGTATGAGCTAGAGGTGATGCGCGACTTAGCTGATAACGTCGTGATTATCTGCTCGATTGAAAACATCGACCCGATGGGAATTCACACAGGCGACTCTATCACCGTTGCTCCTGCCCAAACACTGACGGATAAAGAATATCAACGGCTGCGAGATGCCTCAATTAAAATCATCCGCGAGATTGGTGTAGAAACCGGTGGCTCTAACATTCAATTTGCCATTAATCCCGTGACCGGCGACTTGATTGTGATTGAAATGAACCCTCGCGTTTCTCGCAGTTCGGCTTTAGCCTCTAAGGCAACAGGCTTCCCCATCGCTAAAATGGCTGCCAAACTAGCCGTCGGCTACACCTTGGATGAAATCCCCAACGACATCACCAAGAAAACACCCGCTTCCTTTGAACCCACGATTGACTATGTGGTGACGAAAGTCCCCCGATTTGCCTTTGAGAAGTTCCCCGGTGCCGAACCCGTCCTCACCACCCAGATGAAATCGGTTGGGGAAGCCATGGCGATTGGGCGCACGTTCCAAGAGTCGTTCCAGAAAGCGCTGAGGTCGCTGGAAACCGGTCGCGCGGGTTGGGGTTGCGATCAGGCGGAGAAGCTACCTTCTCTGGAGCAAATTCGCGCAGGCTTAAGAACTCCCAATCCAGAGCGAATCTTTACGGTACGTCACGCCATGCAGATGGGGATGACGGTGGAAGAAGTTTACGAACTGACCAACATCGACCCCTGGTTTTTGGATAAGTTTGAACAGTTGCTCGATACTGAAAAATTCCTGAAGCGGACTCCCTTAAAGCAGTTGACAAAAGAGCAATTATGGGACGTAAAGCGCCAAGGATTTAGCGATCGCCAAATTGCCTTCGCCACTAAAACTACGGAAGACGAGGTTCGCGCTTACCGCAAGAGTTTGGGTATTGTACCCGTTTACAAAGTCGTGGATACCTGTGCGGCGGAGTTTGAAGCCTTCACCCCCTACTATTACTCCACCTACGAGGAAGAAACGGAGGTGTTACCCTCTGATCGGCGCAAAGTGATGATTTTGGGGGGTGGCCCGAACCGGATTGGACAGGGGATCGAGTTCGACTATTGTTGCTGTCATGCCTCCTATGCTCTCAGTAAACAGGGGTTTGAGACGATTATGGTCAACTCCAACCCAGAGACGGTTTCGACCGATTATGACACGAGCGATCGCCTTTACTTTGAACCCCTAACCAAAGAAGACGTTCTCAACATCATCGAAACCGAACAACCCGAAGGCATCATCATTCAGTTTGGCGGTCAAACCCCCCTGAAACTAGCGGTACCCTTGCAAGAATTTTTGCGCCGTCCTGATATCCAAGAGTCACTGCTAACCAAGATTTGGGGCACTTCGCCGGACTCGATTGATATTGCAGAAGACCGAGAAAAGTTTGAGAAAATCCTGCGTAAGCTAGACATCAAACAGCCCCCCAATGGTGCAGCCCGGAGTTACTCAGAAGCCTTGGATGTAGCTAAGCGCATTAGTTATCCAGTGGTGGTGCGTCCTTCTTATGTATTGGGAGGACGGGCGATGGAAATTGTCTATTCCGACATGGAGTTGGAACGGTACATGACGTTTGCCGTACAAGTTGAGCCAGAACATCCAATTCTGATTGACAAGTTCCTGGAAAACGCCGTTGAAGTGGATGTGGATGCGATCGCAGACCATACGGGTCGTGTGGTGATTGGTGGCATTATGGAGCATATTGAACAGGCGGGGATTCACTCCGGTGACTCGGCTTGTTCCCTCCCTTCCGTCTCCCTCCCCCCAACCGTCTTGGACAAAATTCGCACTTGGACGGTAGAGTTGGCGAAGGAACTCAAAGTGATTGGGTTGATGAATATCCAGTTTGCGGTGGTTGGACTCCAAGGCTATGAACCGCAAGTTTACATCCTGGAAGCCAACCCCAGAGCATCGCGTACCATTCCTTATGTCTCGAAGGCAACCGGGGTGCCCCTGGCAGGACTGGCTTCTCGCATTATGTCCGGTGAAACTCTAGAATCCCTAGAATTGACTCAAGAACCCACGATCAAGCACGTTGCCGTTAAGGAAGCCGTGTTACCCTTTGAGAAATTTGCGGGTACGGACGTGATTTTGGGGCCAGAAATGCGCTCCACGGGTGAGGTGATGGGGATTGACGTAGACTTTGGTAAGGCATTTGCCAAGGCTGAATTAGGCGCTAATCAGCACTTGCCCCTTTCCGGTACCGTGTTTGTCTCAACCAGCGATCGCGATAAGCCCAGTGTTGTCCCAGTGGTGAAAGACTTCATCGCCTTGGGCTTTCATGTTGTCGCCACGGAAGGGACAAGACTTGCACTCAAAGATCATGGGATCGATGTTGAGTTGGTACTCAAACTCCATGAAGGTCGTCCTCATGTGCTGGATTGGATTAAAAATAAGCAGATTCAGCTCATTATCAACACACCCTCTGGAGAAGAGGCACGAGTGGATGGGCGGTTAATTCGCCGTAGTTCCTTGGCTTACAAAGTTCCTATTGTCACCACGATTGCGGGGGCGAAGGCGACGGCGGCGGCTATTCGCTCATTGCAGTCCCAACCCTTGGAGGTGAAGGCGTTACAGGACTATATTTACTAA
- a CDS encoding AAA-like domain-containing protein — MSIENRPAKRKRGVILTAQGLNRLQTAKRQSEIQQNAGNLYTLEELRDRTSLSINTLTRIQRREIAVDRHSLESFFSAFELTLNPSDYTKQERENFENQQGVTLKGQVPLNSPFYVERPPIERLGYETILQPGALIRIKAPKQMGKTSLMARILSSARTQGYKTVTLSFQLADATVFSNLTRFLQWFCAIVSRSLGVPNQLSKYWDDIFGSNYNCTDYFENYLLAAIDSPIVLALDEVDAVFNYPEIATDFFGLLRAWYEKAKYGDESSDVWQKLRLLVVHSTEVYIPLNINQSPFNVGLSMELPEFTAEQVKDLAIRYELNWTNQQVEQLMALIGGNPYLVQLALHHISNEEITLEELLETAIAEDGLYSDYLRRQLWNLKQYPELVSALMQVVKSQNAVELEPVQAFKLQSMGLVRGHNQRVVPSCTLYRQYFSDRLSRLQLNLIQDSRLATIVFTDAVNFQANLNMNPERTQAQLYQDFQLISQLAQQFEGQLLKSFGARLLIYFPNVLNAVNCAQEIQLALRQTAEPPIEPLLTHRIGIHLGEVIFSCSDIIGTGIKIAELLQAEAPSGGICISQSVYEAVKNFLPLQPINLGQREFEGIEEPISLYQLDV, encoded by the coding sequence GTGTCTATAGAAAATCGACCAGCCAAGCGTAAACGAGGTGTGATCTTAACGGCTCAAGGTTTGAATCGGCTGCAAACCGCGAAGCGGCAGTCAGAAATTCAACAAAATGCAGGCAACCTCTATACTCTGGAAGAGTTGCGCGATCGCACAAGCTTGAGTATTAATACGCTCACCCGAATCCAACGCCGCGAAATTGCAGTTGATCGACACAGCTTGGAATCGTTTTTCAGCGCCTTTGAGCTGACACTCAACCCCAGTGACTACACGAAGCAGGAGCGCGAAAATTTTGAGAATCAGCAGGGAGTTACCCTCAAAGGTCAAGTCCCTCTCAATTCTCCCTTTTATGTAGAACGTCCTCCCATTGAGCGACTGGGTTACGAGACAATTTTGCAGCCGGGAGCGTTGATTCGGATCAAAGCGCCCAAGCAGATGGGGAAAACTTCGCTGATGGCGAGGATTCTCTCTTCGGCGCGAACGCAAGGTTATAAAACCGTGACGTTAAGTTTTCAATTGGCGGATGCAACCGTGTTCTCCAATTTAACTCGTTTTCTCCAGTGGTTTTGTGCCATTGTAAGCCGGAGTTTAGGTGTTCCCAATCAGCTATCCAAGTATTGGGATGATATCTTTGGCAGCAATTATAACTGCACAGATTATTTTGAAAATTACTTGTTAGCCGCAATCGATAGTCCTATCGTCTTGGCATTAGATGAAGTGGATGCGGTATTTAACTACCCAGAAATTGCCACCGACTTTTTTGGCTTGCTGCGAGCTTGGTATGAAAAAGCTAAGTATGGAGATGAAAGTAGTGATGTTTGGCAAAAATTGCGGTTATTAGTGGTTCATTCCACAGAAGTTTATATTCCGCTCAACATCAATCAATCCCCTTTTAATGTTGGGTTGTCGATGGAGTTGCCAGAGTTTACGGCTGAGCAAGTTAAAGATTTAGCAATCCGATATGAATTGAATTGGACGAATCAGCAAGTCGAACAATTAATGGCGTTGATTGGTGGGAATCCTTATTTAGTCCAGTTGGCACTTCATCATATTAGTAATGAAGAGATTACGCTTGAGGAACTCTTAGAAACAGCCATCGCAGAAGATGGACTGTACAGCGATTATTTGAGACGGCAATTATGGAATCTTAAGCAGTATCCAGAACTCGTGAGTGCGTTGATGCAGGTTGTCAAGTCCCAAAACGCTGTGGAATTAGAACCAGTACAGGCGTTTAAATTACAAAGTATGGGGCTGGTGCGGGGGCATAATCAGCGGGTAGTGCCGAGTTGCACTTTGTATCGTCAGTATTTTAGCGATCGCCTAAGTCGATTGCAGCTAAATTTAATCCAAGACAGTCGCCTCGCTACGATTGTTTTCACGGATGCTGTAAATTTTCAGGCGAATCTCAACATGAACCCAGAACGAACACAGGCTCAGCTTTACCAAGACTTCCAATTGATTAGCCAACTGGCTCAACAGTTTGAAGGTCAGCTACTCAAATCGTTCGGTGCTAGGTTATTAATCTACTTTCCGAATGTGCTGAATGCGGTAAATTGTGCTCAAGAGATTCAACTGGCTTTACGGCAGACGGCGGAACCTCCTATAGAACCTTTACTCACTCATCGCATTGGGATTCATTTGGGTGAAGTGATTTTCAGTTGCAGCGATATTATTGGAACAGGAATCAAGATTGCGGAGCTATTACAAGCTGAAGCTCCCTCCGGAGGAATTTGTATTTCTCAATCGGTTTATGAAGCGGTTAAAAATTTTTTACCCCTGCAACCGATTAATCTGGGACAGCGAGAATTTGAGGGGATTGAAGAGCCGATATCACTGTACCAACTCGATGTTTAA